A part of Paenibacillus sp. sptzw28 genomic DNA contains:
- a CDS encoding fumarate hydratase, whose translation MQQFEESVYKLIVETSTNLPGDVRKVIQAAQEAEDRATRAGLSLSTIATNIEMAECNVSPICQDTGMPTFIVHTPVGANQIIMKRQIKNAIARATKDGKLRTNSVDSLTGANTGDNLGPGTPVIHFEQWEQDDIDVRLILKGGGCENKNIQYSLPTELEGLGKAGRDLDGIRKCVMHAVYQAQGQGCSAGFIGVGIGGDRTTGYELAKQQLFRSVDDTNPNPELRQLEEYVMENANKLGIGTMGFGGQVTLLGCKAGVMNRLPASFFVSVAYNCWAYRRQGVLLNAESGEIKEWIYPGGSDTPMKSRAADAAAEAVAEQAERREVVLNTPFTEEQVRSLKVGDIVIINGEMHTGRDALHKYLMDHDAPIDLNGAVIYHCGPVMLKDEEGWHVKAAGPTTSIREEPYQGDIMKKFGIRAVIGKGGMGPKTLAALQEHGAVYLNAIGGAAQYYAECFKKVNGVDFMEFGIPEAMWHLKTEGFAAIVTMDAHGNSLHADVEQDSFAKLAQFKEPVFK comes from the coding sequence ATGCAACAGTTTGAAGAAAGCGTCTATAAACTTATCGTAGAAACCTCCACGAACCTGCCCGGCGACGTCCGGAAAGTCATCCAGGCGGCCCAAGAGGCGGAGGACCGTGCAACCCGTGCAGGCCTGTCGCTCTCCACGATCGCCACCAACATTGAGATGGCCGAATGCAATGTCTCGCCGATCTGCCAGGACACGGGCATGCCTACTTTTATTGTTCATACTCCGGTCGGAGCCAACCAGATCATTATGAAGCGGCAAATTAAAAATGCGATCGCGCGCGCCACGAAGGACGGCAAGCTACGTACAAACTCCGTTGATTCACTGACGGGAGCCAATACGGGCGACAACCTCGGACCCGGCACGCCGGTTATACATTTCGAGCAATGGGAACAAGATGATATCGACGTCCGTCTCATTCTTAAAGGCGGCGGTTGTGAAAATAAAAACATCCAGTACAGCCTCCCGACCGAGCTCGAAGGACTCGGCAAAGCCGGACGGGACCTCGACGGTATCCGTAAATGCGTTATGCATGCCGTCTATCAGGCGCAGGGACAAGGCTGCAGCGCCGGGTTCATAGGCGTCGGCATCGGCGGCGACCGGACGACCGGCTATGAACTGGCCAAACAGCAGCTGTTCCGCAGCGTCGACGATACGAATCCGAATCCGGAACTCCGGCAGCTCGAAGAATATGTGATGGAGAACGCCAACAAGCTCGGAATCGGTACGATGGGCTTCGGCGGACAAGTGACGCTGCTCGGCTGCAAAGCGGGCGTGATGAACCGGCTGCCGGCCAGCTTCTTCGTCTCTGTCGCTTATAACTGCTGGGCTTACCGCCGTCAAGGCGTATTGTTGAATGCGGAGTCCGGCGAGATTAAAGAATGGATTTATCCCGGCGGTTCGGACACCCCGATGAAATCCCGGGCTGCCGACGCTGCTGCCGAGGCGGTAGCGGAGCAGGCGGAACGCCGCGAGGTAGTGCTGAATACACCATTTACAGAGGAACAGGTTCGCAGCCTGAAGGTCGGCGACATCGTCATTATCAATGGCGAGATGCATACAGGTCGCGACGCTCTGCACAAGTATTTGATGGATCACGACGCACCGATCGATTTGAACGGAGCGGTTATATACCACTGCGGCCCTGTTATGCTGAAGGACGAGGAAGGCTGGCACGTAAAGGCTGCAGGCCCGACCACAAGTATTCGCGAGGAGCCTTATCAAGGCGACATTATGAAGAAATTCGGTATCAGGGCTGTTATCGGCAAAGGCGGCATGGGTCCCAAAACGCTCGCCGCACTGCAGGAGCACGGGGCGGTTTACTTGAACGCCATCGGCGGCGCCGCGCAGTATTACGCTGAATGCTTCAAGAAAGTGAACGGAGTCGACTTCATGGAATTCGGCATTCCGGAAGCGATGTGGCACCTTAAGACGGAAGGGTTTGCGGCAATTGTCACGATGGATGCGCATGGAAACAGTTTGCATGCCGACGTGGAACAGGACTCATTCGCCAAGCTGGCGCAGTTTAAAGAACCTGTTTTCAAGTAG
- a CDS encoding bile acid:sodium symporter family protein, with translation MFLIVPGSLILGFLFSSPLHRFVPAVPYLFAFVTLTMAIGCGLAQLRAVVRRPGIMVWTFVLAHVVSPLIAYGLGTLVFGHDSPYVVGLVLFTIIPLGVSTVLWVGMSSGSVPLMLAMVVLDSALSPFVVPTGIHLLFKTAVDTDTASMVADLLLIIVVPTALGVLLHEATKGRIQKTVHPYAAPVSKLCFVAVVALNAAAIAPYTETLRGDLLRLVPLAVVMVGLCYAVGFIGAAPYRSRELQTTVSYATGMRNISLGIVLALGYFSPLAAVPVVLSILIQQPLATLHHYILQKIYNRRTGVQTPGQVR, from the coding sequence ATGTTTCTTATTGTCCCCGGATCACTCATCCTGGGATTTCTTTTTTCATCGCCGCTGCACCGATTTGTGCCCGCCGTCCCGTATCTGTTCGCCTTTGTGACGCTGACGATGGCAATCGGGTGCGGTCTCGCTCAGCTGCGCGCCGTCGTGCGCAGACCCGGTATCATGGTGTGGACATTCGTTCTGGCACATGTGGTGTCGCCGCTCATTGCCTACGGTTTGGGTACGCTGGTGTTCGGACATGATTCGCCCTACGTCGTCGGTCTGGTCTTATTCACGATCATACCGCTCGGAGTCTCCACGGTCTTATGGGTGGGCATGTCGTCAGGCAGTGTCCCGCTCATGCTCGCGATGGTTGTTCTTGACTCGGCGCTCAGCCCGTTCGTCGTCCCGACCGGAATACATCTGCTGTTCAAGACGGCGGTCGATACGGATACGGCATCTATGGTAGCGGACCTTCTGCTGATCATTGTCGTCCCGACGGCTCTTGGGGTGCTGCTGCACGAAGCGACCAAAGGGCGAATTCAGAAAACCGTCCATCCATATGCGGCGCCGGTCTCCAAGCTTTGCTTCGTTGCTGTCGTCGCCCTTAATGCGGCGGCGATCGCTCCTTATACCGAAACGCTGAGGGGCGATCTGCTCCGCCTTGTGCCGCTGGCCGTCGTGATGGTCGGACTGTGTTATGCAGTCGGCTTCATCGGGGCTGCGCCGTACCGCAGCCGGGAGCTGCAAACGACCGTTTCGTATGCAACCGGGATGCGCAATATTTCGCTTGGAATCGTGCTGGCGCTCGGCTACTTCAGCCCGCTTGCAGCCGTACCCGTGGTACTTTCGATACTGATCCAGCAGCCGCTCGCAACACTCCATCATTACATTTTACAAAAGATTTACAATCGAAGGACTGGCGTACAAACTCCCGGGCAGGTACGATAG